TGCCTAAACTTAATGACTTACAAATGAAATATTTTTTCAATAGTTTACTTATAATCGGTATTATTTTTAGTAGCTATAATGCTGTGGCACAACATCAGGAAATTTCAGAAAAGCCAACGGTTTGGAAAGAAAAAAATAACGAAAAAGTTGATTCTACCTCAATTCTAAATGCTTTCAAAAACGGTAATTTCAATGGTCACTTCCGCTATTTTTTTATGAGTACTAATAATGAAAGTGGCTTATCTGATTATTATGCCAATGCCCTTGGTGGAGGCGTGAAATTTGAAACTGCAAAATTTCATAATTTTCAATTTGGTGTCAGCGGTTATTACATATTCAATATTGGTTCTTCTGATTTTTCTAAAAAAGATCCTGTGACCAATTTATCAAACAGATACGAGATTGGGCTTTTTGACATTCAAAATCCATCAAACAAAAACAATTTGAATCGACTAGAGGAATTACATGTGAAATACAATTTCAAAAATTCGAATATAAATCTTGGAAAACAATTACTCAATACATCCTTTATAAATCTGCAAGACGGAAGAATGCGCCCAACCGTAGTGGATGGAATTTGGATT
This portion of the Flavobacterium sp. CECT 9288 genome encodes:
- a CDS encoding OprD family outer membrane porin, with amino-acid sequence MKYFFNSLLIIGIIFSSYNAVAQHQEISEKPTVWKEKNNEKVDSTSILNAFKNGNFNGHFRYFFMSTNNESGLSDYYANALGGGVKFETAKFHNFQFGVSGYYIFNIGSSDFSKKDPVTNLSNRYEIGLFDIQNPSNKNNLNRLEELHVKYNFKNSNINLGKQLLNTSFINLQDGRMRPTVVDGIWIDFNEIKKTKINLGYLYGISPRSTMKYFDLGIYRHLPLRHQSRWNKIKLCWKFRQKWNLYCWFTK